The proteins below come from a single Sander vitreus isolate 19-12246 chromosome 15, sanVit1, whole genome shotgun sequence genomic window:
- the naa60 gene encoding N-alpha-acetyltransferase 60, protein MSDVVPPTALSEVQLRFLCHDDIDNVKLLCGDWFPIEYPESWYQDITSNKKFFSLAATFRGGIVGMIVAEIKGRTKVHKEDGDILASSFPVDTQVAYILSLGVVKDFRKHGIGSLLLDSLKEHISTTAQDHCKAIYLHVLTTNNTAIHFYENRDFSQHHYLPYYYSIRGVLKDGFTYVLYINGGHPPWTIFDYIQHIGSTLASLSPCSLPQRLYRQAQSLLRSLLPWSNIASKTGIQYSRTM, encoded by the exons ATGAGTGACGTGGTGCCTCCCACAGCTCTCAGTGAAGTCCAGCTCCGCTTCCTCTGCCACGATGACATAGACAATGTCAAGCTGCTCTGTGGTGATTGGTTCCCAATCGA GTACCCAGAGTCATGGTATCAGGACATCACATCCAACAAGAAGTTCTTCTCCCTCGCCGCCACCTTCAGAGGAGGCATCGTGGGAATGATTGTGGCCGAGATCAAAGGCCGGACCAAAGTACACAAAGAG gaTGGAGACATCCTGGCCTCCAGTTTCCCCGTGGACACACAGGTAGCCTACATCCTCAGCCTGGGAGTGGTCAAAGACTTCAGGAAACATGGCATAG GCTCCTTACTGCTGGACAGTTTGAAGGAGCACATCTCAACGACAGCCCAGGACCATTGTAAGGCCATCTACCTACACGTCCTCACCACCAACAACACTGCCATCCACTTCTACGAGAACAGGGACTTCAGTCAGCACCACTACCTGCCCTACTACTACTCCATACGAGGCGTCCTCAAAGATGGATTCACATATGTGCTCTACATCAATGGGGGTCATCCGCCCTGGACAATATT TGACTATATCCAGCACATCGGTTCGACCCTGGCCAGCCTGAGCCCGTGCTCCCTCCCTCAGAGGCTGTACCGGCAGGCCCAGTCCCTGCTGCGCTCTCTGCTGCCCTGGTCCAACATCGCCTCCAAGACCGGCATACAGTACAGCAGAACAATGTGA
- the carhsp1 gene encoding calcium-regulated heat-stable protein 1 yields the protein MSSQATPIQGSQPVTPPLISAGSPPSPVSPESLHPPACRQRDRSPSPMRGYLIPSPLPTRRNRTCSATARASEGPLFTGVCKCFSRSKGHGFITPSDGGSDIFVHISDIEGEYVPVEGDEVSYKICSIPPKHTKIQAVEVAITHLKPGTKHETWAGRVVSS from the exons ATGTCATCTCAGGCCACGCCCATCCAAGGGTCCCAACCAGTGACCCCTCCCCTGATCTCTGCAGGATCCCCACCGTCTCCAGTTTCACCAG AGTCTCTGCATCCTCCAGCCTGCAGACAAAGAGACCGCTCTCCTTCCCCCATGAGAGGTTACCTCATCCCCAGCCCTCTGCCTACACGCAGAAACAGGACCTGCTCAGc GACGGCTCGTGCATCAGAGGGTCCGTTGTTCACTGGTGTGTGTAAATGCTTCTCCCGCTCCAAAGGCCATGGCTTCATCACGCCATCCGACGGGGGCAGCGACATCTTTGTCCACATCTcaga CATCGAGGGCGAGTATGTGCCGGTGGAAGGCGACGAGGTGAGCTACAAAATCTGCTCCATCCCTCCCAAACACACAAAGATCCAGGCGGTGGAGGTGGCCATAACCCACCTCAAGCCGGGAACCAAACACGAGACCTGGGCCGGACGCGTGGTCAGCAGCTGA